Proteins co-encoded in one Aquincola tertiaricarbonis genomic window:
- a CDS encoding alpha-amylase family glycosyl hydrolase — translation MLTLDNQSRLALTHVRSALSRRLGAAARGRAWEAFAARLDQHFPRLFAELAGLYGQRPDFVPFLDELLFTAWQGWQSRPVDLRAQDAQREADTDWFQRETMLGGVCYVDLFCGNLRGVIDQIPYFQELGLTYLHLMPPFKCPPDHNDGGYAVSSYREVNPALGTIEDLRALAVALRKAGISLVLDFIFNHTADDHEWAQAAVKGDPARRDFYYLFDDRSQPDAYEKTVREIFPDEHPGAFSQLPDGRWVWTTFHSYQWDLNYGNPAVFTAMAGEMLAIANLGADILRMDAVAFIWKRLGTSCENLPEAHALIRAFNALCRIAAPGLLFKSEAIVHPDDVMKYISPQECQLSYNPLQMALLWNTLATREVNLLQQALQERHTLPAGTAWVNYVRSHDDIGWTFADEDAIRFGINGFDHRQFLNRFYVNRFPGSFARGVPFQDNPVTGDCRISGTCASLVGLEQGDPLAVQRVLLLHSVALSTGGIPLIYLGDEVGTPNDHRYLDDPAQAGDSRWVHRPRRVPALYAQREDAGTPAGRIHQGLRRMIEVRRSHAAFAGNALTGFGSGNASVLGYLRGLPDRPVLVLANFSEHPQHCDAAVFSALPPVLPDLLQGAPHPVRGGLTLKPYEVLWLDVAGAAGG, via the coding sequence ATGCTCACTCTCGACAACCAGTCCCGGCTGGCGCTCACGCACGTGCGCAGCGCCCTGTCGCGCCGGCTCGGCGCCGCCGCCCGCGGCCGCGCCTGGGAGGCCTTCGCCGCCCGGCTCGACCAGCACTTCCCGCGGCTCTTCGCCGAACTGGCCGGCCTCTACGGCCAGCGGCCCGACTTCGTGCCCTTCCTCGACGAACTGCTGTTCACCGCCTGGCAGGGTTGGCAGTCACGCCCGGTCGACCTGCGGGCGCAGGACGCCCAGCGCGAGGCGGACACCGACTGGTTCCAGCGCGAAACCATGCTGGGCGGTGTCTGCTACGTGGACCTGTTCTGCGGCAACCTGAGGGGCGTGATCGACCAGATCCCGTACTTCCAGGAACTGGGGCTGACCTACCTGCACCTGATGCCGCCCTTCAAGTGCCCGCCCGACCACAACGACGGCGGTTACGCGGTCAGCAGCTACCGCGAGGTGAACCCGGCGCTGGGCACCATCGAGGACCTGCGGGCGCTGGCCGTGGCCTTGCGCAAGGCCGGCATCAGCCTGGTGCTGGACTTCATCTTCAACCACACCGCCGACGACCACGAGTGGGCGCAGGCGGCGGTCAAGGGCGATCCTGCGCGGCGCGACTTCTACTACCTGTTCGACGACCGCAGCCAGCCCGACGCGTACGAGAAGACGGTGCGCGAGATCTTCCCCGACGAGCACCCCGGCGCCTTCAGCCAGCTGCCCGACGGCCGCTGGGTGTGGACCACCTTCCACAGCTACCAGTGGGACTTGAACTACGGCAATCCGGCCGTGTTCACCGCCATGGCCGGCGAGATGCTGGCCATCGCCAACCTGGGTGCCGACATCCTGCGCATGGACGCGGTGGCCTTCATCTGGAAGCGGCTGGGCACCAGCTGCGAGAACCTGCCCGAGGCGCATGCGCTGATCCGCGCCTTCAACGCGCTGTGCCGCATCGCCGCGCCGGGGCTGCTGTTCAAGAGCGAAGCCATCGTGCACCCCGACGACGTGATGAAGTACATCTCGCCCCAGGAGTGCCAGCTCTCGTACAACCCGCTGCAGATGGCGCTGTTGTGGAACACCCTGGCCACGCGCGAGGTGAACCTGCTGCAACAGGCGCTGCAGGAGCGGCACACGCTACCGGCCGGCACCGCCTGGGTGAACTACGTGCGCAGCCACGACGACATCGGCTGGACCTTCGCCGACGAAGACGCCATCCGCTTCGGCATCAACGGCTTCGACCACCGGCAGTTCCTCAACCGCTTCTACGTCAACCGCTTCCCGGGCAGCTTCGCGCGCGGCGTGCCCTTCCAGGACAACCCGGTCACCGGCGACTGCCGCATCAGCGGCACCTGTGCCTCGCTGGTGGGGCTGGAGCAGGGCGACCCGCTGGCGGTGCAGCGCGTGCTGCTGCTGCACAGCGTGGCGCTGAGCACCGGCGGCATTCCGCTGATCTACCTGGGCGACGAGGTGGGCACGCCCAACGACCACCGCTACCTCGACGACCCGGCCCAGGCCGGCGACAGCCGCTGGGTGCACCGGCCGCGCCGCGTGCCGGCGCTGTACGCCCAGCGTGAGGACGCCGGCACGCCGGCAGGCCGCATCCACCAGGGCCTGCGCCGCATGATCGAGGTTCGCCGAAGCCATGCGGCCTTTGCCGGCAATGCGCTCACCGGCTTCGGCAGCGGCAATGCCAGCGTGCTGGGCTACCTGCGCGGCCTGCCCGACCGCCCGGTGCTGGTGCTGGCCAACTTCAGCGAGCATCCGCAGCACTGCGACGCGGCGGTGTTCTCGGCCCTGCCGCCGGTGCTGCCCGACCTGCTGCAAGGCGCGCCGCACCCGGTGCGCGGCGGCCTGACGCTCAAGCCCTACGAGGTGCTGTGGCTGGACGTGGCGGGCGCGGCCGGCGGTTGA
- a CDS encoding ribbon-helix-helix domain-containing protein, producing MPSSTTMTVHLNETLSDFVAANVGAEGRYQDESDYLRDLIRRDMERAEQVAVDRLKAELAQAFAAPESTYRTLTAADVMARNAKPAKAG from the coding sequence ATGCCCAGCAGCACCACCATGACCGTTCACCTGAATGAAACGCTCAGCGATTTCGTGGCTGCGAACGTGGGCGCTGAGGGTCGCTACCAGGACGAGAGCGACTACCTGCGCGACCTCATCAGGCGCGACATGGAGCGGGCCGAGCAGGTGGCGGTCGACCGCTTGAAGGCTGAACTCGCCCAGGCGTTTGCTGCGCCGGAGTCGACGTACCGGACCCTGACGGCCGCTGACGTGATGGCCCGCAACGCCAAGCCGGCCAAGGCGGGATGA
- a CDS encoding amidase, whose translation MTQTTGTTPELCDWPATRLAQAIRQREVSCREVMAAHLAQIERLNPQANAIVALQPAEQLLAQADERDAQLARGEVLGWLHGMPQAPKDLADTAGIRSTHGSLILQHHVPTQDALVVERMRRAGAIFIGKTNTPEMGLGSHTYNRVYGSTRNAFDPRLSAGGSSGGTAVALALRMLPVADGSDMMGSLRNPAGWNNVFGLRPSFGRVPRGPAPEQFLQQLGTEGPMGRTVADVAQLLAVQAGYDARSPLSLDTDVTPFTQPLDRDWRGARIGWLGDFGGHLATEPGVLATCAQALRHFEALGCTVEAVAPFFDMDRLWRAWLTLRGALVAGAQGAWHANPAQRALMKPEAVWEVENGLRLTAAEVVRASVDRTAWYQAVREQFQRFDFLVLPSAQVFPFDATLDWPQEIDGRRMDTYHRWMEVVIGGTLAGLPVLGMPAGFGAQGQPIGLQLMGPPRADLAVLQMGHAYELASGCSGVRSPLLG comes from the coding sequence ATGACGCAGACGACCGGCACCACGCCTGAGCTGTGCGACTGGCCGGCCACCCGGCTGGCCCAGGCCATCCGGCAACGCGAGGTCTCGTGCCGCGAGGTGATGGCCGCCCACCTGGCGCAGATCGAGCGCCTGAACCCGCAGGCCAATGCCATCGTGGCGCTGCAGCCGGCGGAGCAGTTGCTGGCCCAGGCCGACGAGCGCGATGCCCAGCTGGCCCGCGGCGAGGTGCTGGGCTGGCTGCATGGCATGCCGCAGGCGCCCAAGGACCTGGCCGACACCGCCGGCATCCGCAGCACCCACGGCAGCCTGATCCTGCAGCACCACGTGCCCACGCAGGACGCACTGGTGGTCGAGCGCATGCGCCGCGCCGGCGCCATCTTCATCGGCAAGACCAACACGCCCGAGATGGGCCTGGGCTCACATACCTACAACCGGGTGTATGGCAGCACCCGCAATGCCTTCGACCCGCGGCTGAGCGCGGGTGGCAGCAGCGGCGGCACCGCGGTGGCGCTGGCGCTGCGCATGCTGCCGGTGGCCGATGGCAGCGACATGATGGGCTCGCTGCGCAACCCGGCCGGGTGGAACAACGTCTTCGGCCTGCGCCCCTCCTTCGGCCGCGTGCCGCGCGGCCCGGCGCCCGAGCAGTTCCTGCAGCAGCTGGGCACCGAAGGCCCGATGGGCCGCACCGTGGCCGACGTGGCGCAGCTGCTGGCGGTGCAGGCCGGCTACGACGCCCGCTCGCCACTGTCGCTGGACACCGATGTGACGCCCTTCACCCAGCCGCTGGACCGCGACTGGCGCGGCGCCCGCATCGGCTGGCTGGGCGACTTCGGCGGCCACCTGGCCACCGAGCCGGGCGTGCTGGCCACCTGCGCCCAGGCGCTGCGCCACTTCGAGGCCCTCGGCTGCACCGTCGAGGCGGTGGCGCCCTTCTTCGACATGGACCGCCTGTGGCGCGCCTGGCTCACGCTGCGCGGCGCGCTGGTGGCGGGTGCGCAAGGGGCCTGGCATGCCAACCCGGCGCAGCGCGCGCTGATGAAGCCCGAAGCCGTGTGGGAGGTGGAGAACGGCCTGCGCCTGACGGCGGCCGAGGTGGTCCGCGCCTCGGTCGACCGCACGGCCTGGTACCAGGCCGTGCGCGAGCAGTTCCAGCGCTTCGACTTCCTGGTGCTGCCTTCGGCCCAGGTGTTCCCGTTCGACGCCACGCTGGACTGGCCGCAGGAGATCGATGGCCGCCGCATGGACACCTACCACCGCTGGATGGAAGTGGTGATCGGCGGCACGCTGGCCGGCCTGCCGGTGCTCGGCATGCCCGCCGGCTTCGGCGCCCAAGGCCAGCCCATCGGCCTGCAGCTCATGGGCCCGCCGCGCGCCGACCTGGCCGTGCTGCAGATGGGGCACGCCTATGAGCTGGCGAGCGGGTGCAGCGGGGTGCGCAGTCCGCTGCTGGGGTGA